The following proteins are co-located in the Corynebacterium aquilae DSM 44791 genome:
- the argH gene encoding argininosuccinate lyase, translating into MTEHNQHHGTNEGALWGGRFSGGPSEAMFALSVSTHFDWVLAPYDVLASQAHAKVLNKAGLLSDEDLATMIDGLKQLGEQVRTGQFQPLPSDEDVHGAMERGLIDIVGPTVGGRLRAGRSRNDQVATLFRMWVRDAIRALAVDTTDLVDALVAQAAAHPDAIMPGKTHSQAAQPVLLAHQLLAHAQPLLRDIQRLQDLDKRLAVSPYGSGALAGSSLALDPEAIAAELGFDSAADNSIDGTSSRDFASETAFVLAQIAVDMSRLAEEIIYWCTPEYGYVTLDDRWSTGSSIMPQKKNPDVAELTRGKTGRLIGNLAGLLATLKAQPLAYNRDLQEDKEPIVDSVNQLTLLLPAMTGLVSTLVFHEERMRELAPAGFTLATDLAEWMVREGVPFREAHEASGACVRLAEAQGKTLNDLTDEELAGVDPRLTPAVREVLTIEGAVASRATRGGTAGVRVAEQRQRVAEASALARAWATTPVRG; encoded by the coding sequence ATGACTGAGCACAACCAACACCACGGAACCAACGAAGGCGCACTGTGGGGCGGACGCTTCTCCGGAGGCCCCAGCGAGGCAATGTTCGCGCTGAGCGTATCCACCCACTTCGACTGGGTGCTAGCCCCCTACGACGTGCTGGCATCCCAGGCACACGCCAAGGTGCTCAACAAGGCGGGGCTGCTCAGCGACGAGGATCTAGCCACCATGATCGACGGGCTGAAGCAGCTGGGGGAGCAGGTTCGCACCGGACAATTCCAGCCGCTGCCCAGCGACGAGGACGTGCACGGTGCCATGGAGCGCGGCCTGATCGACATCGTCGGCCCCACCGTCGGCGGACGCCTGCGGGCGGGACGCTCCCGCAACGATCAGGTGGCAACCCTATTCCGCATGTGGGTACGTGACGCTATCCGCGCGCTTGCCGTCGATACCACCGACCTGGTCGACGCGCTCGTGGCACAGGCAGCGGCCCACCCGGATGCCATCATGCCGGGCAAAACCCACTCCCAAGCCGCCCAGCCGGTGCTGCTTGCACACCAGCTCCTGGCCCACGCCCAGCCGCTGCTGCGCGACATCCAGCGCCTCCAAGACCTCGATAAGCGACTCGCGGTCAGCCCCTACGGTTCTGGCGCGTTGGCGGGCTCATCTTTGGCGCTCGACCCGGAGGCCATCGCCGCTGAACTCGGGTTCGATTCCGCCGCCGACAACTCCATCGACGGCACCTCTAGCCGCGATTTCGCCTCCGAGACCGCCTTCGTGCTCGCACAGATCGCCGTCGACATGTCCCGACTGGCCGAAGAAATCATCTACTGGTGCACCCCCGAATACGGCTACGTCACCCTTGATGATCGCTGGTCCACCGGCTCCTCGATCATGCCGCAGAAGAAAAACCCCGACGTCGCCGAACTCACCCGCGGCAAGACCGGCCGCCTCATCGGCAACCTCGCCGGCTTGCTGGCCACCTTGAAAGCACAGCCCCTGGCCTACAACCGCGACCTGCAGGAAGACAAGGAACCGATCGTGGATTCCGTCAACCAGCTCACCTTGCTGTTGCCCGCCATGACTGGGCTGGTATCCACCCTCGTCTTCCACGAGGAGCGCATGCGGGAACTCGCACCGGCTGGATTCACCCTGGCCACCGACCTTGCAGAATGGATGGTGCGAGAAGGCGTGCCCTTCCGCGAGGCACACGAAGCCTCGGGCGCATGCGTGCGCCTGGCAGAAGCCCAAGGCAAAACCCTCAACGATCTCACGGACGAGGAACTGGCCGGCGTGGACCCGCGCCTCACCCCCGCAGTGCGCGAGGTACTCACCATCGAAGGTGCAGTCGCATCCCGCGCTACCCGCGGCGGCACTGCCGGCGTGCGGGTGGCAGAACAACGCCAACGTGTCGCTGAAGCCAGCGCCCTAGCACGCGCCTGGGCCACCACCCCGGTGCGGGGCTAA
- a CDS encoding TlyA family RNA methyltransferase: MVARRRLDAELVRRKIARSREHAVNLIRGNKVHVNGILATKPATVVDDAVSIRVDSSEDDNYASRGAHKLIGALDAFNIDVTGLTILDAGASTGGFTDVLLRRGAQQVLAVDVGYGQLIWRLQNDPRVTVMDRTNIRHLTPEMCGGELDAMVGDLSFISLTLVLPAIAECLKPGALLLPMVKPQFEVGKDRLGSGGVVTSPQLRHEVTLDVARYAATLGLSTRGVTASPLPGPSGNVEYFLWLVKDNLATHPDDTQLDDMVATAIKEGPQ; this comes from the coding sequence ATGGTTGCACGCCGCCGACTAGACGCAGAACTCGTGCGCCGCAAAATTGCGCGCTCCCGCGAACACGCAGTCAACCTCATCCGCGGGAACAAAGTCCACGTCAACGGGATCCTGGCCACCAAACCCGCCACCGTCGTCGACGACGCCGTCAGTATCCGCGTCGACAGCAGCGAAGACGACAACTACGCCTCCCGCGGCGCCCACAAACTCATCGGCGCCCTCGACGCCTTCAACATCGACGTCACCGGACTTACCATCCTCGACGCCGGCGCCTCCACCGGAGGCTTCACCGACGTCCTGCTGCGGCGCGGCGCCCAACAAGTACTCGCCGTCGACGTCGGCTACGGGCAACTGATCTGGCGACTCCAAAACGACCCCCGCGTCACAGTCATGGACCGCACCAACATCCGCCACCTCACCCCCGAGATGTGCGGAGGCGAACTCGACGCCATGGTCGGCGACCTGTCATTTATTTCCCTCACACTCGTCCTGCCCGCCATCGCCGAATGCCTTAAACCCGGGGCACTCCTGCTGCCCATGGTCAAGCCCCAATTCGAAGTCGGAAAAGACCGCCTCGGCTCCGGCGGCGTGGTCACCTCACCACAACTCCGCCACGAAGTCACCCTCGACGTCGCCCGCTACGCCGCCACCCTCGGGCTATCCACCCGCGGTGTCACCGCATCCCCACTGCCCGGGCCCAGCGGCAACGTCGAATACTTCCTCTGGCTAGTCAAAGACAACCTCGCCACCCACCCCGACGACACGCAGCTCGACGACATGGTCGCCACTGCCATCAAGGAAGGCCCCCAGTGA
- the tyrS gene encoding tyrosine--tRNA ligase, giving the protein MNIIDELSWRGLINQSTDLDALKEATEKPITVYCGFDPTGPSLHAGHLVPLLMLRRFQQAGHRPITVAGGATGMIGDPRDVGERSMLSEETIADNVARIEKQLARFVDYNTGDSNAAILENNAKWISGMNVVEFLRDIGKHFSLNTMLNRETVKRRLDNDGISYTEFSYMLLQSADYVHLNKTYDCVLQIGGGDQWGNIVSGVDLVRRINSASVHALTVPLVTDSEGNKFGKSTGGGKLWLDPEMTSPYAWYQYFVNAADADVIKYLRWFTFLTQEELAELETEVAERPFARVAQKRLAEEMTTLVHGAEATAAVQLASQALFGKADLADLDEVTLRGALQEAGITEIAAGEPRTAVDLLVASGLVDSKGAARRAIKEGGAYVNNERISDENWEPQAEDLLHGMLVLRKGKKNFAGIHVNN; this is encoded by the coding sequence ATGAACATCATTGACGAACTGTCCTGGCGCGGACTTATTAACCAATCCACCGACCTTGACGCTTTGAAGGAAGCCACCGAAAAGCCGATCACCGTGTACTGCGGCTTCGACCCGACGGGTCCCTCCTTGCATGCTGGTCACCTAGTTCCCTTGCTGATGCTCCGACGCTTCCAGCAGGCTGGCCACCGCCCAATCACCGTCGCCGGCGGCGCGACTGGCATGATTGGTGATCCTCGCGACGTCGGCGAGCGATCGATGCTGTCGGAAGAAACCATCGCGGACAACGTCGCCCGCATCGAAAAGCAACTAGCCCGCTTTGTCGACTACAACACGGGCGACTCCAATGCTGCGATCCTTGAGAACAACGCCAAGTGGATTAGCGGGATGAATGTCGTCGAATTCCTCCGCGACATCGGCAAGCATTTCTCGTTGAACACCATGCTCAATCGCGAAACAGTAAAGCGACGCCTGGACAACGACGGTATTAGCTACACCGAGTTCTCTTACATGCTGTTGCAGTCCGCAGATTACGTGCACCTGAACAAGACATACGACTGTGTGCTGCAGATCGGCGGCGGCGATCAGTGGGGCAATATCGTCTCTGGTGTTGATCTGGTTCGCCGAATCAACTCGGCGTCGGTTCACGCGCTGACCGTGCCGCTGGTGACAGACAGTGAAGGCAACAAGTTCGGCAAATCCACCGGTGGTGGCAAGCTGTGGCTTGACCCTGAGATGACGAGCCCCTACGCCTGGTACCAGTACTTCGTTAACGCAGCAGACGCCGACGTCATCAAGTACTTGCGCTGGTTCACCTTCCTCACGCAGGAAGAACTCGCGGAGCTCGAGACTGAAGTTGCCGAGCGTCCTTTCGCTCGCGTGGCGCAAAAGCGTCTCGCGGAAGAGATGACCACCTTGGTGCACGGTGCTGAAGCCACCGCTGCTGTTCAACTTGCCTCCCAAGCCCTGTTCGGTAAAGCCGACTTGGCTGACTTGGACGAAGTCACCCTGCGCGGAGCGCTCCAAGAAGCGGGTATTACCGAAATCGCGGCTGGAGAACCCCGCACCGCGGTCGATCTCCTGGTTGCGTCTGGGCTGGTTGATTCCAAGGGTGCTGCACGTCGTGCCATCAAGGAAGGTGGCGCCTACGTCAACAACGAACGCATCAGCGATGAGAACTGGGAGCCGCAGGCTGAAGATCTCCTCCACGGCATGCTCGTGTTGCGTAAAGGCAAGAAGAACTTCGCTGGCATTCATGTCAACAACTAG
- a CDS encoding tetratricopeptide repeat protein: MPNDYRDSRDDNRSQDKSERSYDRKSGSFDSRDDRRGGYRGGDRDDRRSGGYRGGDRDDRRGGGYRGQRDDRDSHRGGYRGRGDRDDNRGGYRGGDRDDRRGGYRGRDDDNRGGYRGGDRDDRRGGYRGRDDENRGGYRGRGDRDDNRGGYRGGDRDDRRGGYRGRDDDNRGGYRGRGDRDDNRGGYRGGDRDDRRGGYKGRGDRDDNRGGQRGHAQRGGKDRAYKGPMRPGFREERINNRHNDPDIPSDVNANLLDPSVLQDLKSLSKDNADKVARHMIMAATLLQDDPELALRHARSAKDRAGRVSVVRETCGIAAYHAGEWKEALAELRAARRMSGGPGLIAVMADCERALGRPEKAIELAREEGINLDPETRSELAIVVAGARRDMGQLDAAVIELQNENLDTTRTDFSAARLFYAYADALNDAGRPEEAIEWFARVAEIDHDEFLNASERLNELRSGSSSPVEKPLTTDTVAIKENTETDHGDSESNEA; the protein is encoded by the coding sequence ATGCCCAACGATTATCGGGATAGCCGCGACGACAACCGTTCGCAGGACAAGAGCGAACGTTCGTACGACCGAAAGTCCGGGTCTTTTGACTCCCGTGACGATCGGCGCGGTGGGTACCGTGGTGGCGACCGAGATGATCGCCGCAGTGGCGGCTACCGCGGGGGAGATCGCGATGACCGCCGCGGTGGCGGCTACCGTGGGCAGCGCGACGATCGCGACTCTCATCGTGGTGGCTACCGCGGTCGTGGAGATCGTGACGATAATCGTGGGGGTTATCGCGGTGGCGATCGTGATGACCGTCGTGGTGGTTACCGGGGTCGCGACGACGATAATCGGGGTGGTTACCGCGGTGGTGACCGTGATGACCGTCGTGGTGGTTACCGGGGTCGCGACGACGAAAACCGCGGTGGCTACCGTGGTCGTGGTGATCGTGACGATAATCGTGGGGGTTATCGCGGTGGTGACCGTGATGACCGTCGTGGAGGCTACCGGGGTCGCGACGACGATAACCGTGGTGGCTACCGGGGTCGCGGTGATCGCGACGATAACCGGGGCGGCTACCGCGGTGGCGATCGCGATGACCGGCGTGGCGGCTACAAGGGTCGTGGTGATCGCGACGACAATCGCGGCGGTCAGCGTGGGCACGCCCAACGCGGTGGTAAAGACCGCGCTTACAAGGGCCCCATGCGTCCCGGCTTTCGCGAAGAACGCATCAACAACCGCCATAACGACCCGGACATCCCGTCCGACGTCAACGCAAACCTGCTCGACCCCAGCGTTTTGCAGGACTTAAAGAGCTTGTCAAAGGACAATGCTGACAAGGTGGCCCGCCACATGATCATGGCTGCCACCCTGCTGCAGGATGATCCCGAGTTGGCGCTGCGTCACGCCCGTTCCGCAAAAGACCGCGCAGGGCGTGTCTCCGTTGTGCGTGAAACCTGCGGCATCGCCGCCTACCACGCAGGCGAATGGAAAGAAGCCCTGGCAGAACTGCGCGCCGCCCGCCGCATGTCCGGCGGCCCCGGCCTCATCGCTGTGATGGCCGACTGCGAACGCGCCCTCGGAAGGCCCGAAAAGGCCATTGAGCTCGCCCGCGAAGAAGGCATCAACCTGGATCCGGAAACCCGCTCCGAGCTCGCAATCGTCGTTGCCGGCGCCCGCCGTGACATGGGGCAGCTCGATGCTGCCGTGATCGAGCTGCAAAACGAAAACCTCGACACAACCCGCACCGACTTCTCCGCCGCCCGGCTGTTCTACGCCTACGCAGACGCCCTGAACGACGCCGGCCGACCCGAAGAAGCCATCGAGTGGTTCGCCCGCGTCGCCGAAATCGACCACGACGAATTCCTCAACGCCAGCGAGCGCCTCAACGAACTGCGTTCTGGTAGCAGTAGCCCGGTAGAAAAACCCTTAACTACCGACACCGTCGCCATTAAAGAAAACACCGAAACTGATCACGGCGACTCTGAGAGCAACGAAGCCTAA
- a CDS encoding SDR family NAD(P)-dependent oxidoreductase → MSVKTEDRSQGTAPLLEHTAEGRTRTGVDARVERVAVITGAGSGIGRATAHTLAAAGYAVVVSDISEEAGEMTVSQIQAAGGMACFIRVDAGCVADNDALVAKALSEYGRLDAAVNNAGLGTPPAVLHEMSDEAFNRAIDVTVRGTFYGMRAQLAHFASVGEGAIVNIASIAGLRASPHLSPYVSAKHGVVGLTQTAALDYAHAGIRINAVAPGPIRTAAFASLPAHRIQAEQDKVPMKRLGEPEDVAAAVSWLLSADASFVTGVVLPVDGGSLLA, encoded by the coding sequence ATGTCTGTGAAAACCGAAGACCGCTCACAAGGCACTGCTCCCCTGCTGGAGCACACTGCAGAAGGACGCACCCGTACTGGTGTTGATGCTCGTGTGGAACGGGTCGCCGTTATCACCGGAGCTGGCTCCGGGATTGGACGCGCCACCGCGCACACTCTCGCTGCGGCGGGGTATGCAGTCGTGGTGAGCGATATCAGCGAGGAAGCTGGCGAGATGACGGTTTCGCAGATCCAGGCCGCTGGTGGCATGGCGTGTTTTATTCGGGTGGATGCTGGTTGTGTTGCTGATAATGATGCGCTGGTTGCGAAGGCTTTGAGTGAGTATGGACGGTTGGATGCGGCGGTCAACAATGCCGGCTTGGGTACTCCCCCTGCGGTTTTGCATGAGATGTCCGATGAGGCTTTTAACCGCGCTATCGATGTGACGGTGCGGGGAACCTTTTATGGGATGCGGGCGCAGCTGGCGCACTTTGCAAGCGTCGGCGAAGGGGCCATTGTGAACATTGCCTCGATCGCGGGTTTGCGGGCGTCGCCTCATTTGAGTCCGTATGTGTCCGCCAAGCATGGCGTGGTGGGGCTGACCCAAACAGCTGCGTTGGACTATGCCCACGCGGGCATTCGTATCAATGCGGTTGCCCCGGGCCCCATTCGTACGGCGGCTTTTGCTTCTTTGCCTGCACACCGGATCCAGGCTGAGCAGGACAAGGTTCCGATGAAACGTCTGGGCGAACCGGAGGATGTTGCAGCGGCCGTGTCGTGGTTGCTCTCGGCGGATGCGTCTTTTGTTACTGGCGTGGTGCTTCCTGTCGATGGTGGGTCCTTGCTGGCTTAG
- a CDS encoding pyridoxal phosphate-dependent aminotransferase, giving the protein MTQLVRRLAGFDETIFATMTALANERGAINLGQGFPDSDGPASMLEEAQRQIAGGNNQYAPGRGFPVLREAIAADRKRTYGQEFDPQSEVLVTVGATEALTAAILALVEPGQEVIVLEPYFDSYEAAVALADAVMVPVALEPHEGRFRVDEDLLRDAISSKTRMIVMNTPHNPTGTMFDDRDLSIISRLAVDHDLLVLSDEVYEKLPFDGRTHTPIAMLPGMRQRTITVSSAAKCFNATGWKTGWALAQPELIDAIVVAKQYLSFVGVSPLQPAVAKALNEEAEWTAELAVQLQKNRDALSQALRECGFGVCASEGGYYVVADTAPLGFEDAREFCLGPLLDAGVVGIPVSAFAKSAHADRFRSLVRFAFCKDQDVMQEGIRRLQAAFAG; this is encoded by the coding sequence ATGACACAGCTTGTGCGCCGCCTGGCCGGTTTTGATGAAACGATTTTTGCGACGATGACTGCGCTCGCCAATGAGCGCGGGGCGATCAATTTGGGGCAGGGTTTTCCTGATTCCGATGGCCCTGCGTCCATGTTGGAGGAGGCTCAGCGCCAAATCGCTGGGGGCAACAATCAGTACGCCCCTGGTCGCGGTTTCCCGGTGTTGCGGGAGGCTATCGCGGCTGATCGGAAGCGCACCTATGGTCAAGAATTTGATCCGCAGTCCGAGGTTTTGGTGACGGTGGGCGCCACGGAGGCTCTCACGGCGGCTATTTTGGCGCTGGTGGAGCCGGGGCAAGAAGTCATTGTCCTGGAGCCGTACTTCGATTCCTATGAGGCGGCTGTGGCCTTGGCTGATGCGGTGATGGTTCCGGTGGCCTTAGAGCCTCACGAGGGCCGCTTCCGGGTCGATGAAGATTTGTTGCGTGACGCTATAAGCTCCAAGACGCGCATGATTGTGATGAATACTCCCCACAATCCCACCGGCACCATGTTCGATGATCGTGATCTGTCAATCATCTCGCGACTCGCGGTGGATCATGATCTGCTCGTGTTGTCCGATGAGGTGTATGAGAAATTGCCTTTTGATGGGCGCACTCATACTCCGATTGCGATGTTGCCGGGTATGCGTCAGCGCACCATCACGGTGTCGTCGGCAGCAAAGTGTTTCAATGCGACCGGCTGGAAGACGGGTTGGGCGCTCGCACAGCCTGAACTCATCGATGCCATTGTGGTCGCGAAGCAGTATCTGTCGTTTGTGGGGGTTTCTCCCCTGCAGCCGGCGGTGGCCAAGGCCTTGAATGAGGAAGCTGAGTGGACCGCCGAATTGGCGGTGCAGCTGCAAAAGAATCGTGATGCGCTTTCGCAGGCGTTGCGGGAATGCGGCTTTGGGGTATGCGCGTCGGAGGGCGGATATTACGTGGTGGCGGATACCGCACCGTTGGGGTTCGAGGACGCCCGAGAGTTTTGTCTAGGCCCCTTGCTTGATGCGGGCGTGGTGGGCATCCCGGTGTCTGCGTTCGCGAAAAGCGCGCACGCTGATCGTTTCCGCTCTTTGGTGCGTTTCGCGTTTTGTAAAGACCAGGATGTGATGCAAGAGGGTATTCGCCGCTTGCAGGCGGCTTTTGCTGGCTAA
- a CDS encoding Trm112 family protein encodes MSIDPRLLDVLACPKDKGPLKYDEAHQVLVNERLGLAYRIDDGIPVLLIDEATDWPANS; translated from the coding sequence ATGAGCATTGACCCGCGTCTCCTGGACGTTCTCGCGTGCCCCAAAGACAAGGGGCCCTTGAAGTACGACGAAGCACATCAGGTTCTCGTCAACGAGCGACTCGGCCTCGCCTATCGCATTGATGATGGCATCCCGGTTCTGCTCATCGATGAAGCTACCGACTGGCCAGCGAATTCTTAA
- a CDS encoding NAD kinase — protein sequence MSAHQPQPTDHDAPHREVLLVPHTGRHSNLEAAASAAVLLSDAGIRVRVLAPEDPTPLNEHPILKDFAQYPHSIQAAAGCELVLVLGGDGTFLRAADLAYQQDLPVLGINLGHVGFLAEWESDSLEEAIRRVVACDYRVTDRMTLDVRVINEAGETTGSAWALNEVSVENLNRRGVLDATLEIDGRPVSSFGCDGVLVSTPTGSTAYAFSAGGPVLWPSLDAILVVPNNAHALFAKPLVVSPKSQVAIESNSDTSPAIAIMDGFRDLHMPPGSRVEVVRGRQPVRWVRLDDSTFTDRLVRKFRLPVVGWRGPTTTPKEAPCSPN from the coding sequence GTGAGCGCACACCAGCCCCAACCTACCGACCACGACGCACCGCACCGCGAAGTCCTCCTCGTACCCCACACCGGGCGCCACTCCAACCTCGAAGCAGCCGCCAGCGCCGCCGTGCTACTCAGCGACGCAGGCATCCGCGTGCGCGTCCTCGCCCCAGAAGACCCCACCCCACTCAACGAACACCCCATCCTCAAAGACTTCGCCCAATACCCCCACTCCATCCAAGCCGCCGCCGGATGTGAACTCGTCCTCGTCCTCGGCGGTGACGGCACCTTCCTCCGCGCCGCTGACCTCGCCTACCAACAAGACCTCCCCGTACTCGGCATCAACCTCGGGCACGTCGGCTTCCTCGCAGAATGGGAATCAGACTCCCTCGAAGAAGCCATCCGCCGTGTCGTCGCCTGCGACTACCGCGTCACCGACCGCATGACCCTCGACGTGCGCGTCATCAACGAAGCTGGAGAAACCACCGGCAGCGCCTGGGCACTCAACGAAGTCAGCGTCGAAAACCTCAACCGCCGCGGCGTGCTCGACGCCACCCTCGAAATCGACGGCCGACCCGTCAGCTCCTTCGGCTGCGACGGCGTCCTCGTCAGCACCCCCACCGGATCCACCGCCTACGCCTTCTCCGCCGGCGGGCCCGTCCTCTGGCCCTCCCTCGACGCCATCCTCGTCGTACCCAACAACGCCCACGCACTTTTCGCCAAACCACTCGTCGTCAGCCCCAAATCCCAAGTCGCCATCGAATCCAACTCCGACACCTCACCGGCTATCGCCATCATGGACGGCTTCCGGGATCTCCACATGCCACCCGGAAGCCGCGTCGAAGTCGTCCGCGGCCGCCAACCCGTGCGCTGGGTACGCCTCGACGACTCCACCTTCACAGACCGCCTCGTCCGCAAATTCCGCCTCCCCGTCGTCGGATGGCGTGGCCCCACAACCACCCCAAAGGAGGCTCCGTGCTCACCGAACTGA
- a CDS encoding HAD-IIA family hydrolase, protein MTAVNRAYDALLLDLDGTVWEGGDALEHAVTAINDFPGAAIYVTNNASRAPEDVATMLRAIGLNCTADDVLTSAQAGVILISDSGIAPGSNVLVLGSQSLRTLVADAGYTPVNSADDHPAAVLQGHNPETGWAQLSEAALAIRAGARFYATNLDTSLPQQRGLMIGNGAMVHAVAISTGTTPTSAGKPEPAMFHVAAKRVRATKPLAVGDRLDTDIAGGNAAGMDTLHVMTGVSKAAQLLAAPAHHRPTLLAADLRALNSDIDTLRPGNQGGFSATRTAETVTASGTPTADADPMAIVRTVLGAAWSDNTAPEHLTFTTAEAEKAWKQWT, encoded by the coding sequence ATGACTGCCGTGAACCGTGCTTATGACGCACTCCTGCTAGACCTCGACGGAACCGTGTGGGAAGGTGGCGACGCACTCGAGCACGCCGTTACCGCCATCAACGACTTCCCCGGCGCGGCCATCTACGTCACCAACAACGCCTCACGCGCCCCAGAAGACGTCGCCACCATGCTGCGCGCCATCGGCCTCAACTGCACCGCCGACGACGTTTTGACCTCCGCGCAAGCCGGCGTCATCCTCATCAGCGACTCCGGCATCGCCCCCGGCAGCAACGTGCTCGTCCTCGGCAGCCAATCCCTGCGCACACTCGTCGCCGACGCCGGCTACACCCCCGTCAACAGCGCCGACGACCACCCCGCAGCCGTCCTCCAAGGACACAACCCAGAAACCGGCTGGGCACAACTATCAGAAGCTGCCCTCGCCATCCGCGCCGGCGCCCGCTTCTACGCCACCAACCTCGACACCTCACTGCCCCAACAACGCGGCCTCATGATCGGCAACGGCGCGATGGTGCACGCCGTCGCCATCTCCACCGGAACCACCCCCACCAGCGCCGGCAAACCCGAACCCGCCATGTTCCACGTCGCCGCCAAACGCGTCCGCGCCACCAAACCCCTCGCAGTCGGCGACCGCCTCGACACCGACATCGCCGGCGGCAACGCCGCCGGAATGGACACCCTGCACGTCATGACAGGCGTGAGCAAAGCCGCCCAACTTCTTGCCGCACCAGCCCACCACCGGCCCACCCTGCTCGCCGCCGACCTGCGCGCCCTCAACAGCGACATCGACACACTACGCCCCGGAAACCAAGGCGGCTTCAGCGCCACCCGCACCGCAGAAACCGTCACCGCCAGTGGCACCCCCACCGCCGACGCGGACCCCATGGCCATCGTCCGCACCGTCCTCGGCGCCGCCTGGAGCGACAACACCGCCCCCGAACACCTCACCTTCACCACCGCAGAAGCAGAAAAGGCCTGGAAGCAATGGACATAA